Proteins encoded together in one Dechloromonas sp. HYN0024 window:
- a CDS encoding DUF2442 domain-containing protein: protein MNDLLDIVNVRATGDYKLFLEFENGERRVFDMAPYMDRKPYVCLKGSPFFKVAYVDYGTVCWPGNIDIVPETLYDLSQPLN from the coding sequence ATGAATGATTTGCTCGATATCGTCAATGTCAGGGCGACAGGTGACTATAAATTGTTCCTCGAGTTCGAGAACGGAGAACGACGGGTATTCGACATGGCTCCTTACATGGACCGCAAACCTTATGTATGTCTCAAGGGGTCGCCTTTCTTCAAGGTTGCCTATGTCGACTACGGTACCGTCTGTTGGCCCGGTAATATCGATATTGTCCCGGAAACCCTCTATGACCTGTCGCAACCGTTGAATTGA
- a CDS encoding DUF4160 domain-containing protein → MFYGILVSMLFEAGERHNLAHIHVRYAGQKALVAIDDGRILAGSIPPKQLKMVQAWIEIHKDELFADWELAISGEQPYPIAPLQ, encoded by the coding sequence ATGTTCTACGGAATCTTGGTGTCGATGCTTTTTGAAGCAGGTGAGCGACACAATTTGGCCCATATCCATGTTCGTTACGCTGGACAGAAGGCCTTGGTGGCGATCGATGATGGTCGGATTCTAGCTGGCAGTATCCCGCCCAAGCAGTTGAAGATGGTTCAGGCATGGATTGAAATTCACAAGGATGAACTGTTTGCAGACTGGGAACTGGCTATTTCCGGCGAACAACCTTATCCAATCGCGCCCCTGCAGTGA